One genomic window of Haloferax mediterranei ATCC 33500 includes the following:
- a CDS encoding DUF420 domain-containing protein encodes MEFRARDHVRGLTAFLSVVSLALVFGAVLGAIPRAAIPTAPDAVFDAIPHANAVISTAAIVTIVAGVRFIKRGEVEKHQRMMLASFLLFATFLVLYLYKVVVKGTTPFPAQGPEVVYQFIYLPTLAIHILLAVVCVPVVYYAMLLALTRPISEVFGTQHARFGRIAASLWLVSFVLGNVVYALLYVIY; translated from the coding sequence ATGGAGTTTCGTGCACGCGACCACGTCCGCGGCCTGACCGCCTTCCTCTCGGTCGTCTCGCTCGCACTCGTCTTCGGCGCGGTGCTCGGGGCGATTCCACGCGCGGCGATTCCGACCGCACCCGACGCCGTGTTCGACGCGATTCCACACGCGAACGCCGTCATCAGCACCGCCGCAATCGTGACTATCGTCGCCGGTGTTCGGTTCATCAAACGCGGCGAGGTCGAGAAACACCAGCGCATGATGCTCGCTTCGTTTCTCCTGTTTGCGACGTTCCTCGTCCTCTATCTCTACAAGGTCGTGGTCAAAGGGACGACGCCGTTCCCGGCCCAAGGGCCGGAAGTCGTCTATCAGTTCATCTATCTCCCGACGCTGGCGATTCACATCCTCCTCGCCGTCGTCTGTGTTCCGGTCGTCTACTACGCCATGCTGCTGGCGCTGACGCGACCCATCTCGGAGGTTTTCGGGACACAACACGCCCGATTCGGTCGCATCGCCGCGTCGCTGTGGCTCGTGTCGTTCGTCCTCGGAAACGTCGTATACGCGCTTCTCTACGTCATCTACTAA
- a CDS encoding helix-turn-helix domain-containing protein, producing the protein MAKYSTNRGGGGSDGDSCELCGRTTAKLRRANVAGADLLVCPDCAPHGENRYTDQKRESTDSTRDDSERSRRKRAAQRTAKMYDSAKGDSKHWEEEGTNYEKDRLPYLVSGYGGAVESARQDAGLQLSELAEELDLEEKQLLAIEQGRATRANVGGSVIRALEERLDVSLVDE; encoded by the coding sequence ATGGCCAAGTACTCGACAAACCGGGGCGGTGGTGGCTCCGACGGAGACAGTTGCGAACTCTGCGGTCGAACGACGGCGAAACTCCGCCGTGCGAACGTGGCCGGTGCCGACCTCCTTGTCTGTCCGGACTGCGCACCGCACGGGGAGAACCGCTACACCGACCAAAAGCGCGAATCGACCGACAGCACCCGCGACGACTCCGAACGAAGTCGCCGCAAGCGCGCCGCCCAGCGGACGGCCAAGATGTACGATAGCGCCAAAGGCGACTCGAAACACTGGGAAGAAGAAGGGACGAACTACGAGAAGGACCGACTCCCGTATCTCGTCTCGGGATACGGCGGTGCCGTCGAATCCGCCCGCCAAGACGCTGGGCTTCAACTGTCCGAACTCGCCGAGGAACTCGACCTCGAAGAGAAACAACTCCTCGCTATCGAACAGGGTCGGGCGACGCGTGCGAACGTCGGTGGCTCTGTCATCCGCGCGCTCGAGGAGCGCCTCGACGTGTCCCTCGTCGACGAGTAG
- a CDS encoding alanyl-tRNA editing protein, translated as MSLSLAPESPEVRAFESTVASIDGRSVVLDETYFYPEGGGQPADRGVLGGVEVEHVRSEGETVVHDLAAAPEFAVGDEVTGVVDDDFRTYCMRAHTASHVLYGAGRHIFDDLGYGGFDISAEKVRVDFETTTEVDDDALVELERLVNRAVWDAREVSWDEIPVPEARSRDEIAFNVKTEEGVFADADEVRVVTIEGWDWGACGGTHVSNTIEIGPVEVLGRSNPGEGLTRVEFAVGPSAVDHRAEVQTAAYEAARALGTNLESLGETAVDVVAARDELESELADLKTEVLGARLASFETVERDGVTWKLGSVSGFGANEVGEAAKEARDESEADVFVAVDESNAPFLVVASTGDVAAGDIVSEVTDEFGGGGGGGPTFAQGGGLGASAEEVLAYLRE; from the coding sequence ATGTCACTCTCTCTCGCACCCGAATCGCCCGAGGTCCGGGCGTTCGAGTCGACCGTGGCGAGCATCGACGGCCGGTCGGTCGTTCTCGACGAGACGTACTTCTATCCTGAAGGCGGCGGCCAGCCTGCCGACCGCGGCGTCCTCGGCGGTGTCGAGGTCGAACATGTCCGGTCCGAAGGCGAGACCGTCGTCCACGACCTCGCCGCCGCGCCCGAATTCGCGGTCGGCGACGAGGTGACTGGCGTCGTTGACGACGATTTCCGAACCTACTGTATGCGGGCGCACACTGCGAGTCACGTTCTCTACGGTGCGGGCCGCCATATCTTCGACGACCTCGGTTACGGTGGCTTCGACATCTCCGCGGAGAAAGTTCGCGTCGACTTCGAGACGACGACCGAAGTGGACGACGATGCACTCGTCGAGTTAGAACGGCTGGTCAACCGCGCAGTCTGGGACGCTCGCGAGGTTTCGTGGGACGAGATTCCCGTCCCCGAAGCCCGCTCCCGTGATGAAATCGCGTTCAACGTCAAGACCGAGGAGGGCGTCTTCGCCGACGCTGACGAGGTTCGCGTCGTCACTATCGAGGGCTGGGACTGGGGTGCCTGCGGAGGTACGCACGTCTCGAACACTATCGAAATCGGCCCGGTCGAAGTGCTCGGCCGGTCGAATCCCGGCGAGGGACTCACCCGCGTCGAGTTCGCGGTCGGCCCTTCGGCGGTCGACCACCGCGCCGAAGTACAGACTGCAGCCTACGAAGCGGCCCGCGCACTCGGGACGAATCTGGAATCACTCGGAGAGACGGCGGTCGACGTGGTCGCCGCAAGAGACGAACTCGAATCCGAACTCGCAGACCTGAAAACAGAGGTTCTGGGCGCACGACTCGCGAGCTTCGAGACGGTCGAACGCGACGGTGTGACGTGGAAACTCGGCTCAGTCTCGGGATTCGGCGCGAACGAAGTCGGCGAGGCAGCAAAGGAGGCTCGCGACGAGTCCGAAGCGGACGTGTTCGTCGCCGTCGACGAGTCGAACGCACCGTTCCTCGTCGTCGCCAGCACCGGTGACGTCGCTGCTGGCGATATCGTCTCCGAGGTGACGGACGAATTCGGCGGCGGCGGTGGTGGTGGACCGACGTTCGCACAGGGAGGCGGCCTCGGCGCGTCCGCCGAGGAGGTGTTGGCGTACCTCCGCGAGTGA
- a CDS encoding acyl-CoA dehydrogenase family protein, which produces METVGSATGLTDEQRAIRDVVHEFAVEEIRPTAREADETETFPEDVWDGLAELDLTGLTVPEEYGGFGADRATYAVVNEEVAYGQLAVATALSVHCLATECIAEFATDEQKEEWLPKMARGRPVGMFGLSEPEAGSNPAQMSTVARREGDEYVINGKKQWITNGQRGGVCILFAKTDPDDPSSVTQFLVPKEAGYEVGKKEEKLGLRASDTTALIFDDVRIPAENRLTEEGKGLSAAFRILTGGRIGIASQAVGLAQAALDDAIDYANEREQFDKPISKIQAIRHKIADMGTQVHASRMLVREAARVADAGDDPRTAASIAKYFASEAAVDVTNEAVQVHGGYGYTTDFDVERYYRDSKITTIYEGTSEIQKEIIARSLLD; this is translated from the coding sequence ATGGAAACCGTAGGGTCTGCCACGGGTCTGACCGACGAGCAACGGGCTATCCGCGACGTGGTCCACGAGTTCGCAGTCGAGGAGATTCGCCCAACTGCGCGCGAGGCCGACGAGACGGAGACGTTCCCCGAAGACGTGTGGGACGGCCTCGCAGAACTCGACCTGACCGGACTAACCGTCCCCGAAGAGTACGGTGGCTTCGGTGCCGACCGAGCGACCTACGCGGTGGTCAACGAGGAAGTCGCCTACGGCCAACTCGCCGTCGCGACCGCCCTCTCGGTCCACTGCCTCGCCACGGAGTGTATCGCCGAGTTCGCCACCGACGAACAGAAAGAAGAGTGGCTGCCGAAGATGGCCCGCGGCCGACCCGTTGGGATGTTCGGTCTTTCCGAACCCGAGGCTGGTTCGAACCCCGCACAGATGTCGACCGTCGCCCGCCGCGAGGGCGACGAGTACGTCATCAACGGGAAGAAACAGTGGATAACCAACGGCCAGCGCGGCGGCGTCTGTATCCTCTTCGCCAAGACGGACCCCGACGACCCGTCGTCGGTCACGCAGTTCCTCGTCCCCAAAGAAGCCGGCTACGAAGTCGGCAAGAAAGAAGAGAAACTCGGTCTCCGCGCATCCGATACGACGGCGCTCATCTTCGACGACGTGCGCATCCCGGCCGAGAACCGACTCACCGAGGAGGGGAAGGGTCTCTCGGCCGCCTTCCGCATCCTGACCGGCGGTCGTATCGGTATTGCCTCGCAGGCCGTGGGCCTCGCGCAGGCCGCCCTCGACGACGCCATCGACTACGCCAACGAGCGCGAGCAGTTCGACAAGCCCATCTCGAAGATTCAGGCGATTCGCCACAAGATTGCGGACATGGGAACGCAGGTCCACGCCTCGCGCATGCTCGTCCGCGAAGCCGCCCGCGTCGCCGACGCCGGCGACGACCCGCGAACCGCCGCGTCGATAGCGAAGTACTTCGCCAGCGAGGCCGCGGTCGACGTGACCAACGAAGCCGTGCAGGTCCACGGTGGCTACGGCTACACGACGGACTTCGACGTAGAGCGGTACTACCGCGATTCGAAGATTACGACTATCTACGAGGGAACGAGCGAGATTCAAAAAGAGATTATCGCGCGGTCGCTCCTCGACTGA
- a CDS encoding HAD family hydrolase, whose translation MALPDLSDFDAVVYDLDGTLVNLRVDWAAAAQDAALVLQDAGVEADSMDLWRMLDVADEAGVRDELERELSAHERQGAWTSDRLPLADHLTADGVPSGVCSLNAEDACRVALDVHDLTHHVDALVGRDTVATQKPAPEPLLETLGRMDVDPGAAVFIGDSARDKKTAERADIAFRYVDGGPSGV comes from the coding sequence ATGGCGCTCCCCGACCTCTCGGATTTCGATGCCGTCGTCTACGACCTCGACGGGACGCTCGTGAACCTCCGCGTCGACTGGGCTGCAGCCGCTCAAGACGCCGCGCTCGTCTTGCAAGACGCGGGCGTCGAAGCGGACTCGATGGACCTCTGGCGGATGCTCGATGTCGCCGACGAGGCCGGCGTCCGCGACGAACTAGAACGAGAACTTTCGGCACACGAGCGACAGGGAGCGTGGACTTCCGACCGGCTCCCGCTCGCCGACCACCTTACCGCCGACGGCGTTCCGTCGGGTGTCTGTTCGCTCAACGCCGAAGACGCCTGTCGCGTCGCACTCGATGTTCACGACCTCACCCACCACGTTGACGCACTCGTCGGTCGCGACACTGTGGCGACGCAAAAACCGGCCCCCGAGCCACTCCTCGAGACGCTCGGTCGGATGGACGTTGACCCCGGCGCCGCGGTGTTCATCGGCGACTCGGCTCGAGACAAGAAGACTGCGGAGCGCGCCGATATCGCGTTCAGATACGTCGATGGCGGTCCATCAGGAGTCTGA